One stretch of Heterodontus francisci isolate sHetFra1 chromosome 22, sHetFra1.hap1, whole genome shotgun sequence DNA includes these proteins:
- the LOC137381581 gene encoding serum response factor homolog B-like gives MVTMKLLDFYKKLFWFSQRPTGRTGSYYKNNNNHNNNKENNNYNNNYYKNNNYNNYYKNNNYNNYYNKKNNYHNNTKQQLQQILQKQLQLQQLPQKQRQLLQQQQQQQHTKQRLKQLQDQQQLLLQQRQQPLQNNYYNSNINCFMNNNHENNYYNNKCYYYNNTQNNNHNNYNNNTQNNN, from the exons atggtgaccatgaaattactggattTTTATAAAAAGCTATTCTGGTTCAGCCAGCGACCCACTGGGAGGACAG GCAGCTACTACAAAAacaacaacaaccacaacaacaACAAAGAAAACAATAACTACAACAACAACTACTATAAAAACAACAACTACAACAACTACTACAAAAACAACAACTACAACAACTACTATAACAAAAAGAACAACTACCACAACAACACAAAACAACAACTACAACAAATACTACAAAAACAACTACAACTACAACAACTGCCACAAAAACAACGACaattactacaacaacaacaacaacaacaacacacaaaacAACGACTGAAACAACTACAAGACCAACAACAACTACTACTACAACAACGACAACAACCGCTACAAAACAACTACTACAACAGCAACATCAACTGCTTCATGAACAACAACCACGAGAACAACTACTACAACAACAAATGCTACTACTACAACAACACCCAAAACAACAACCacaacaactacaacaacaacacacaaaacAACAACTAA